In Triticum aestivum cultivar Chinese Spring chromosome 5B, IWGSC CS RefSeq v2.1, whole genome shotgun sequence, the following proteins share a genomic window:
- the LOC123114911 gene encoding protein farnesyltransferase/geranylgeranyltransferase type-1 subunit alpha-like, with protein sequence MHVGEVYFPLRHHKRWLNEKIGPDAANSEHDFTRKILAMDAKNYHAWSHRQWVLQALGGWESELQYCNQLLEEDVFHNSAWNQYVFLLLQRRYLVVTRSPILRGLAAMRDSEVDYTVEAIMVNPQNESPWRYLRGLYKDDNNLLVADNRISDACHKVLNKDWTCVFALSFLLDLLRMGLQPSNDLKGTIEAMENSDPETGHADIAVVVCSVLQKCDPLRINYWSWYQTTLSS encoded by the exons ATGCATGTCGGCGAA GTATATTTTCCCCTCAGGCATCACAAGAGATGGCTTAATGAGAAAATAGGACCAGATGCTGCAAATAGTGAACATGACTTTACAAGGAAGATACTTGCTATGGATGCTAAAAACTACCATGCTTGGTCCCATAGGCAG TGGGTTCTTCAAGCATTGGGTGGATGGGAGAGTGAACTGCAGTACTGCAACCAGCTTCTTGAGGAAGATGTCTTCCATAACTCAGCTTGGAATCAG TATGTTTTTTTGTTGTTGCAACGGAGATACCTTGTGGTAACACGATCACCAATTCTTAGGGGCCTTGCGGCAATGCGCGACTCAGAAGTAGATTACACAGTTGAGGCCATTATGGTGAACCCTCAGAATGAAAGCCCCTGGAGATACCTCAGAGGTTTATATAAGGATGATAACAATTTGCTGGTGGCTGATAATCGCATTTCTGATGCTTGCCACAAAGTCCTGAATAAGGATTGGACATGCGTATTTGCTTTGAGCTTCCTGCTTGATCTTCTTCGCATGGGTTTGCAGCCTTCAAATGATCTTAAAGGAACCATCGAAGCAATGGAGAACTCTGATCCTGAAACGGGACATGCTGATATTGCAGTAGTTGTCTGCTCAGTCCTGCAGAAATGTGATCCCCTGCGGATAAACTACTGGTCATGGTACCAGACCACTCTTTCTTCTTAG